The genomic interval TTCTCGAACTATCAGGAAGCCAACCGCAGCTTCGTGCGCCAGACCGTGCTGCCGCTGGCGACGCGGGTCGGCAACGCGCTGGCGCAGTGGCTGTCGCCGCAATTCGGGGACGGCGTGCGCCTGGTGATCGATACCGACCAAATCGACGCGCTGTCACCCGACCGCACCGCGCTGTGGGACCGCGTCACCCGCGCACCGTTCCTCACCCTGAACGAAAAGCGCGAAGCGGTCGGCTACGCGCCGATCGACGGCGGCGACCGGCTGGGGTGAGGATTGGCGGCTCGCGGGCTGAACCTGTTGCCGAAAGTCGCACTGGGATTAGGCAATCCGTATGTCACGATCCGCGAGGCAAGATCAGGCCGCGCGAGCGTGATGTGGCAGGGCGAATGGCAAGTCTGGAGAAGGAAGTGAGGAAGCGGATCTATTTTCAAGATCTGGACCCGGACGGTTGGCCGGAGCCCGGCGAGCTCGCGCCTTACTTCCTGGCGCCGGCCGAAAATCCGTGGGCTCCCGATCCGCACGGAAACGACGAGTTTGGGCTCGAGATTTCGGGATTGGACGGCACCGACGGCCAGCTCGGGATCGATCAGGTCACCGCGCGCCTCACAATGGTGGGCACGCCGGATTTCGGCGTTTTCCTTTACTACCGCAAATGGGATGGCCGGATCAGGCAGCCGCTTGATTGTTACTCCAAGGGTGACATGAGCCGGATCAAGGAGTGGTTGCGGACGCTGCAGGGCGATTTGCGGCCGATCGGTCTGTTTATTCCCTACGCGCAAGCGTGGCCCGCCGTGAAGGAGTTCATGGAGCGGGACGGCGAACTACCGACCAGCATCGAATGGGTCGACGGCAAGGATCTGCCGCCCAACACGTTTCGCTTTCCGGGCTTCTTCAAACCCGGGCCCGAGCCGCGCGTATTGCGGGATGAAGATATCAATGAGCAGCCGCCCGGCGACGGCTTCGGGTTTTTGCGCCGCTGAGCGGGCGGGAAGGTTCATCCCCTCATGATCAACGACTGACAGCGGAGCCGGCGTTCCGCCGCTCGCCCGTCTGCCTGCGAGGCGCCGATGTCCGATCTGATCAAGATATTTTCCGAGCGCGGGGACCTCGCTCACGTGGCGCTGTTGCTGTGGGCGATCGGCGCCAGTCTCGGGCTGTGGTTTGTACTACGCGAGTGGGCGGCGGCGGTGCGGCGGTTTGATGATTTCGTCCACGCGCTCGATCTGTTCAACCGCCGGGCGCGGCGCCGGACGCAGGATGAGTAGTAGGGCGATGCAGCGGCTGTCCAGCGTGCTCAGCCTGGTCCGCGCCGAGACCAAGTCGGCGCGCGATCCGCAGGCGATCTTCCGCGAATTCCTGGCGCATCTGTCCGGCGCGCCGCGCAAGCCGGCGCCGCGGCGCGCTGCGCCCAAGCCGCCGCCGCGCAAGCGGTCGGCCAAGCGGGCGAAGTAACCGCCGCGCACTCGCGGGCGACTCCGCCGCGCATATCACCGCTCACCACCGCCATCCGCACTCACGCGTATCTTGCGAGGCCGCTCATGCTTGCCCCGTTGCCTGCGCTCGCCCCGTCGCCTTCGCCTGCGCCGCTGCCGGCGCGGCTGTCGCTCGCCGAGGACGGCAGCATCGACGGCTATGCCAGCCTGTTCGGCGAGATCGACCAGGCCCGCGACATGGTGATGCCCGGCGCCTTCACCCAGACGCTGAAGCAGCGCGGCTTGCGAAAAATCCCGATGCTGTTCCAGCACGATCCCGCCGAGCCCGTCGGCGTCTGGCTGGAGCTGGCGGAGGATCTGCGCGGCCTGCGTGCCCGCGGCCGGCTGATCCCGGATGTGGCGCGCGGCCGCGAACTGCTGGCGCTGCTCCGCGCCGGCGCGATCGACGGGCTGTCGATCGGCTATCGCACCTTGCGCGGCCAGATCGATCCGAGGACGCGGGTGCGGCGGCTGTACCAGGTCGATCTCTGGGAGATCTCGATCGTCACCTTTCCGCTGCTGAACGGCGCGCGCATCGCCACCGTCAAGCAGACGCCGCGGCCCTCGCCGCAGCGCGCCGCGGCGGAGGCGGCGTGGCGCCGCGTCCACGACGCGGCAGCGATCAGTTCCGGCGATGCCGCGGAGGCACCGGCATCGCCGATCCGGCGCGGGAGGATCGCGGCGACGCTGTCCACCCGCGCCGGCCGCAAACAGGCGCTGGCGAGTATCACCGGCTGCGTACGCCTCGGCCTCTCCCCGCGCGCGGCCGGATCGGCACGGCGCACTGATGCGGGCGAAGACGCGTCGTCGTGAGCCCAGCGCTGCGCTGCGCGGCGGCCCTCAACCCGAGCCCGCTCCCGCGCGCGTGAGAGGGCGCGCGCTGCGGATCGGGGCGGCGACTTCTTTAAAGACTGACATCCTTCATCATCACCACAAGGGATCTCATGATGACCACGTTCGACCATGCTCCCGAGACCAAGGCCGGCTTTGCCGGCGACGACGCGCAGCAGGTGTTCGATGCCTTGATGCGCGCGTTCGAGGACTACAAGGCCGAGAACGACGCGCGGCTGAAGGCGATCGAGACCGGCAAGGGCGACGTGCTGGCCGAGGAGAAGCTGGCGCGGATCGATGCCGCACTGGATCACCAGCAGCGCCGGCTCGACGAACTCGCCCTGAAGGCGGCGCGGCCGCAGCTCGCGGCGGAGCGGCCGCAGCCGGCCGCCGATCAGCGCGAGCACAAGAGCGCGTTCGAGGCTTATGTGCGCACCGGCGAGGCCGCCAGCCTGCGCCGGCTGGAGACCAAGGCGCTGTCGGCGGGCTCCGCGCCCGACGGCGGCTATCTGGTGCCGACCGAGCTCGAGCAGTCGATCAGTTCGCGGCTCGCCGCGATCTCGCCGATCCGCTCGCTGTCGACCGTGCGCGAGATCTCCGGCGGCGTGTACAAGAAGCCGTTCGTCACCGCCGGGCCTGCGACCGGCTGGGTCGGCGAGGGCGACGCCCGGCCGCAGACCAATGCGCCGTCGCTGGATGCGCTGTCGTTTCCGGCGATGGAGCTGTACGCGATGCCGGCCGCGACCGCGACGCTGCTCGACGACTCTGCAGTGAACATCGACGACTGGCTGGCCGGCGAGATCGACCAGGCGTTCGCCGAACAGGAGGGCATCGCCTTCGTGTCCGGCGACGGCGTCAGTAAGCCGAAGGGCTTCCTCGCCGTGCCGACCGCGGCCAACAGCGCCTGGAGCTGGGGCAAGCTCGGCACCATCTCGACCGGCGCCGCCGGCGCGTTCGCCGCCACCGCGCCCGGCGACGTGCTGATCGACGTGATCTACGCGCTGCGGCCGGGCTATCGCCAGAACGCCAGCTTCGTGATGAACCGGCGGACACAAGCCGCGATCCGCAAGTTCAAGGATTCCTCCGGCGCCTATCTGTGGCAGCCGCCGGTCACCGCCGGCGGCCGCGCCAGCCTCGCCGGCTTCCCGCTTGCGGATGCCGAGGACATGCCGGACATCGCGGCGAATTCGCTGTCGATCGCGTTCGGCGACTTCCGCCGCGGCTATCTGATCGTCGACCGCCAGGGCGTGCGCGTGCTGCGCGATCCGTATTCGTCGAAGCCCTACGTGCTGTTCTACACCACCAAGCGCGTCGGCGGCGGCGTCCAGGATTTCGACGCCATCAAGCTGGTGAAATTCGCGGCGAGCTGAAGCTCAGCGCCGGTTCTCCCTCTCCCGCCTGCGGGAGAGGGCCGGGGTGAGGGCGCGCCGCGCGCGGGGCTGTCGCTGGACGGTGGGGTCAGGTGGCAGCGCTGCAGCCCAGGCGCCGGTTGGCTGTCGATCTACTGCCTGAGATCCAGCAGCTGCTGCCGGCACCCACCCCGAGGCAAATCGTTGATCCAGATTAACGATTGGTCATGGCTCTTGTGTAAGAGTTCGGCTTCTCATAAATGCGTTACCTGCGAACATGTTGCATGTTTGGCCGTTTTGTGAACGAATTGGCGGACTCTAACGGGGGTATGACGATGAAATATCCGCTGGAGTGCATCGCGCACGGTTCGGGTAACGACTGGCAAGCGATTTGTCTCGATCTCGATATCGCCGTTCAGGCAAATTCCCTTCATGACGTAACCCGCATTCTTCAAGAGGCTGTGCAGTCGTATGTCGACGACGCGATGGCACAGGACGAGGCAACCCGTGACGCCATGCTGTCGCGCAGCGCACCGCTGCGCGTGAGGGCAGCGTGGGCCGTCAGGTTGTTCATGGCGACGCTGTTCGGGCGTCGGCTTGATCGGAATGGCCGGGATACCACGCTCGGGTTTCCGGTCGAGTGCCCCGCTTAAAATGCACATTCCGCGATTTCATTGAAATCCTCGAGCGGGCCAAGTTCAGTGTGACGCGCATTGAAGCGTCGCACAGACGATACGTCGGCACCGTCGATGGCAAGATCAAGAACGTGACGGTGGCATTCCACAATATCAACGACGAGATCAAGCCGGATACCCTGGCGTCGATGATCCGCCAGTCCGGGCTGCCGAAGCACCTGTTTCGCAAGTAATCACTTCGGTGCCCGCCGCGGCACTCTGATCATCGATCGCCAGGGCGTGCGCGTGCTGCGCGATCCGTATTCGTCGAAGCCCTACGTGCTGTTCTACACCACCAAGCGCGTCGGCGGCGGCGTCCAGGATTTCGACGCCATCAAGCTGGTGAAGTTCGCGGCGAGCTGAGGCGCAGCGCCAGTTCTCCCTCTCCCGCCTGCGGGAGAGGGCCGGGGTGAGGGCGACCCGAGCACGGCGTCGCCATCGGACGGTGGGCTTAGGGCCGTAGGGTGGGTTAGGCGCGTAGCGCCGTAACCCACCGAGCACCTGCATACGAGTGCCTAAGTATCACAGCCGCTGTCGAGAGCGTGCCCCGCATCCCGGCGAATGCACTTGCGATCACGTTGGCAACTGTCGCCGCGGCGCTCTGATCGTCGATCGCCAGGGCGTGCGCATGCTGCGCGACCCTTATTCCGCCGAGCCTTACGTGCTGTTCTATAACACCAAGCGCGTCGGCAGCGGTGTCCAGGACTTCGACGCCATCAAGCTGGCGAAGTTCGCGGCGGGGAGGCGCAGCGGATGGTCGGGCTGGACGATCGCCGATTCGATATCGTTATATGGCGAATAGCGAGCCAAGAATTGCAAAGAACCTCGTTTGGGATGGCGGTATGCTCTTTGAATCGATCGTAGATTGGGCTTTGAGAATCGCTGGAGTGATCGGCCTTTTTTCTCTGGCGTTGGCGTTTCTCGGGAAGCTCATATCGAAATACTACGCTGACAGCATGCTGGAGAAGAGAAAAGCGGAGCTGCAGAAGGAGCTTGAACGTCACAAAGCCGAGCTTGGTGTTGAGACCGAGAAGCTCAAGGGAGAATTGTCCAAGGAAACCGAAAGCCACAAATTAAGGCTGAAGAAGCAAGAGATACTGTTCCTGAAGAAAATCGAGGCGACTACAGCTTTCATCAATCTGCGCCAGCAGATCGAGCCGACATACTCTCATCCAGAGATGGAGTGGGACGATGCCTGCGAGGAAGTCGCGCGCAACATGTTTCAGATCGAGAATTCAATACGGGACTATCTTTCGGTCTATGGAGCGGTAGTGACCAAGGATAGTAGAGAGCGGATCGCTAAAATCAAAATTCTCGCATCGCATAACAAATTCGACTCTTTAGAGACGCTTGATGAACCGATTTCGGAAGAGGCGAGCGCGGCTGGCGGCGAGATCATTGAAGTGCTGCGCCACATCGAAGAGGACCTGATCGCTGAACTGCAGGACTAATCACCAGATTATTTGTGGTTTGTAGCGTCAACAGCTCGAACTAACGTTTCATTTTGTTGGTTGTCATACGGAATCTCTCGTGCATGTGACTCTACGGCTTGGATGGCATCGGAGTTTTGGAGAACGCAGACCAATTTCTGATTGCATTGGCTGAAATAGTGCGTCTCAATGGTTGTAACAACCAAAAGGGACCCGGATTCGTATGTTCGATTTCAACCAACTCAATCGGCCATCCGCTGCAAATCGTCCAATAGATCCAATTGAACTCTTCCGGAGTGTTCCGGCCTTAGTCCAGACCCCGAACGATTTATGGCAGGGGCAATCAAAAGCACTTGAAGATTGGCACGCAAAGCGCAGCCAGCGCGATGTCTTGATATCCCTTCACACCGGGGCCGGAAAATCGATCGTTGGGCTTCTTGTCGCGCAGAGCCTTGTTAATGAAGGTATTCCGAGGGTCCTGTATCTTTGCGCAACAAATGATCTTGTGAATCAAACCGCAAGAGAAATCGATAACAAGTTAGGATTCAGTTATTGTTCTAGAACGGAAGGTTCGTTCTCGAACGAGATCTATCAAACAGGCCAAGGGCTGTGCCTCACAAATTACAATGCGTTGTTTAACAGCCGCACAGTGTTCATCAAGGATCTAAGGCCTGGGGCTATCATCTTTGATGATGCGCATGTCGCCGAGAAGGTAATTCGTGATTCGTACACTCTCGTCATTCGTCGCGATAAACATGTCGGTGTCTACAATAAGATAGTTGCGCTACTTCTGCCGCACTACGCGACTCTAAGTCGATCTGACTACTTTCAGAACATTCTTAAGGGGACGTCGACCTACAGAATTTCAGCTGTACCGCCAAGCGCCACGATTGCGCTAAGTCGCAATGCGGCTCTGCTGGACCTTCTGAAAGAAGCCGAGCGCTCCGATCGGAGTGTTGGGTTTCCGTTGGGTCATCTGGCCGATGCGTTGGATCGTTGTACAATTCTCGTTTCCAAGGACGCTATTGAAATCTGTCCTGCCTTCTTGCCTACGCGCCGTCTATCTCACCTTTCCGATCCTGAAATCAGGCGAGTATATCTCTCCGCTACGTTGACCAGTGAGGTTGACTTCTGCAGAGCGTTCGGTCGCAAGCCTTCCGTGAGAATAGAGCCGGTCAGCGATGCAGGTGTTGGCGAGCGCCTAATTATAATGGCCGATCGGAAGAAGTTGAGCCATAATGGAGCGAGGCCGGTCAGTGATGAGGTCATCGCCAGTATCCTTTCAAAGGCAAACAAGCTGCTTATTTCTACGCCGTCTTATCCGGCGGCAAGTAAGTATAAGGCGCTGGTTGCGCCTCCAGCGGTATCCGAATTCAGTCAGAAGCTTGATCAATTCCGTGCCTCACAAACGCCCTGTGTGTTCATCCTTGTTGGGAGGGTGGATGGCATCGATCTGCCGCACACAACTTGTCGTTTAATGCTTGCAGATGGTCTTCCGACTGGGTTCTCTCTGCTTGAGAACTATTTGTACGATTCTCTCGAAATGAGAAATTCTTATGCCGCGAAACTAGCTAATAGAATAACTCAAATGTTTGGCCGAACCAACCGCGGTAGGAATGATTATTCTGTTATATTTGTTTCCGATGAGAGATTTATAAGTTGGCTGTCAACGCCGCGAAATACGGCGCTTCTCCCTGAGCTACTAAGGAAGCAGCTTCTGCTTGGAAAATCACTGGTTGAGCAGTTTAAGATTAATGATGTGAATGCGTTTCCGGGGCTTGCCAGTCAGGTAGTTAATCGCGATTCGGGGTGGATGAGGTATTACCAAGACTCGGTTTCTGGAGGTGACATAGGTGTAGACGAGAAGAGGCAGGCTGCAGAGAATGATGCACTGCTCACCGAGGCGGCTCTTGCTGAATGTGAATTCGCTGGACACATGTGGGATGGCAATCCTGCAATGGCGCGCGAAGCGCTAGGGAGGGTTGTCGATAAAGTGGTGGTAGCCGATCGGAGATTGGCGGGGTGGTACAATATTCAATTGGGGCATGCCTTCGAGTTGGAGGGGGACGCGGAGGCAGCTGCAAAACAGTATTCGCAGGGGCGTTCTCGTATCGCCACGCTCTTGGCTCTCCCGTTTCCGGCGGGCTCTGTGTCAGCAAGTGCCGCTGTCGTCCCAAAGAATCGGCTTCACAAGAAGCTGCTTGAGATATTTGCTAACGACGTTAGGCACCAGAATGACATGATTAATCGTTACGAGCGAACAATTATGCCGTTGTTTGACTCGTCTGAGACGAGTAGCGCTCATGAAGAGGCTATGCGTGCATTTGGTGAAGCTCTCGGGTTTGAGGCGACCCGTCCGGAGCAGGAGGGGGATAGTGGAAGCACGCTCGACGTTCTTTGGGAAAGCGATGAGTTGAAGCGGTCGATTTTACTTG from Rhodopseudomonas palustris carries:
- a CDS encoding HK97 family phage prohead protease, which encodes MLAPLPALAPSPSPAPLPARLSLAEDGSIDGYASLFGEIDQARDMVMPGAFTQTLKQRGLRKIPMLFQHDPAEPVGVWLELAEDLRGLRARGRLIPDVARGRELLALLRAGAIDGLSIGYRTLRGQIDPRTRVRRLYQVDLWEISIVTFPLLNGARIATVKQTPRPSPQRAAAEAAWRRVHDAAAISSGDAAEAPASPIRRGRIAATLSTRAGRKQALASITGCVRLGLSPRAAGSARRTDAGEDASS
- a CDS encoding phage major capsid protein — protein: MMTTFDHAPETKAGFAGDDAQQVFDALMRAFEDYKAENDARLKAIETGKGDVLAEEKLARIDAALDHQQRRLDELALKAARPQLAAERPQPAADQREHKSAFEAYVRTGEAASLRRLETKALSAGSAPDGGYLVPTELEQSISSRLAAISPIRSLSTVREISGGVYKKPFVTAGPATGWVGEGDARPQTNAPSLDALSFPAMELYAMPAATATLLDDSAVNIDDWLAGEIDQAFAEQEGIAFVSGDGVSKPKGFLAVPTAANSAWSWGKLGTISTGAAGAFAATAPGDVLIDVIYALRPGYRQNASFVMNRRTQAAIRKFKDSSGAYLWQPPVTAGGRASLAGFPLADAEDMPDIAANSLSIAFGDFRRGYLIVDRQGVRVLRDPYSSKPYVLFYTTKRVGGGVQDFDAIKLVKFAAS
- a CDS encoding DEAD/DEAH box helicase family protein; the protein is MFDFNQLNRPSAANRPIDPIELFRSVPALVQTPNDLWQGQSKALEDWHAKRSQRDVLISLHTGAGKSIVGLLVAQSLVNEGIPRVLYLCATNDLVNQTAREIDNKLGFSYCSRTEGSFSNEIYQTGQGLCLTNYNALFNSRTVFIKDLRPGAIIFDDAHVAEKVIRDSYTLVIRRDKHVGVYNKIVALLLPHYATLSRSDYFQNILKGTSTYRISAVPPSATIALSRNAALLDLLKEAERSDRSVGFPLGHLADALDRCTILVSKDAIEICPAFLPTRRLSHLSDPEIRRVYLSATLTSEVDFCRAFGRKPSVRIEPVSDAGVGERLIIMADRKKLSHNGARPVSDEVIASILSKANKLLISTPSYPAASKYKALVAPPAVSEFSQKLDQFRASQTPCVFILVGRVDGIDLPHTTCRLMLADGLPTGFSLLENYLYDSLEMRNSYAAKLANRITQMFGRTNRGRNDYSVIFVSDERFISWLSTPRNTALLPELLRKQLLLGKSLVEQFKINDVNAFPGLASQVVNRDSGWMRYYQDSVSGGDIGVDEKRQAAENDALLTEAALAECEFAGHMWDGNPAMAREALGRVVDKVVVADRRLAGWYNIQLGHAFELEGDAEAAAKQYSQGRSRIATLLALPFPAGSVSASAAVVPKNRLHKKLLEIFANDVRHQNDMINRYERTIMPLFDSSETSSAHEEAMRAFGEALGFEATRPEQEGDSGSTLDVLWESDELKRSILLELKTKKGTNSVINLDDVGQAFNHMEWNRGRSSQAFGIILVGLTGKRSPEAAPSDEMWISTLASFRHLYDDFLQMLLATQRLPPNQRYTEIEAVSGRAEWQPSAIFERLKGLRISELPVG
- a CDS encoding type II toxin-antitoxin system HicA family toxin; translation: MTRIEASHRRYVGTVDGKIKNVTVAFHNINDEIKPDTLASMIRQSGLPKHLFRK